The window AGCGCGATCAGTTTCGGCTGAAGGCTATCAAGCGCAACGCGCAAGCCTTGCTCCAGCAAGTCAACGATTTGCTGGATTTGGGGAGAATCGATGCCGGGGAAATGCCCCTTGTCTACACTTGCCTGGGCGTGACCGCATTGTTACGTGAGGTGACAGCAGGGTTTTCAGCGGCGGCGGAGGAGCGCGGCATCAGTTTGACCGTGCTCCATGGGGAAGAATTGGAGGTCGATGTCGACTGGAGGAAGTTCGGTCGGGTGATTACCAATCTGCTTGCAAATGCCATGAAGTTCACTCCGGATGGCGGCCGTATTCGCTGTTCGGTCAGTCGGCTGTCAGGAGACCGTTTTCTGGTGAGTGTCCAGGACAATGGTCCCGGCGTTCCCGACAAACTCAAGAGCGCGATCTTCGATCGCTATTCTCAGGGAGAAGATCAACTCTCGGCAAAAGGAAGCGGCCTCGGCCTGAATATTGTCAAGGAGCTGGTTGAGTTACATCGCGGAACGATCTCGGTGCTCGATGCGCCTGAACGGGGCGCCGTGTTTCAGGTGGAGTTGCCGCTTCGGGCACCATCGGGGGCCTTTGTCCGGGCGACAGATTCCACGAGCGACGTTTCGACGGATGTTGAAGCTGGCCCCCTGAGGCCGCTCGAGGTTCCTCACGTTTCAGGGAGGCGGGGAGAGGCACGAATCCTGGTTGTTGAAGACAATCCGGATCTTCGGCAGTTTCTCTATGACGTGCTTGCCGACGATTATCAGGTCGCTCTTGCCGAAAACGGGGAGGCTGCGTTGCGCGTGGCGCAAGAATGGGTGCCAGACATGGTCGTCACCGACTTGATGATGCCGGAAATGGGCGGTGAGCGGTTCGTGCGAATCTTTCGCGAGCAACACACGGAAAACATACCGGTGCTGGTTCTTTCGGCGCGGGCGGATGATGCGCTACGCGAATCCTTGCTGGAAGATCTGGTACAGGATTACGTCACAAAGCCGTTCTCGCCCCAGGAGCTGCGCGCGCGCGTCCGTAATCTGGTGACTGTAAAGCTGACTGCGGACATTCTCCGAAAGGAGCTGAACTCACAGGCGTCAGACATCAAGGAGTTGACTGCAGGTCTTATCGCGAGCCACAAGTCCCTGCAAGACGGGCTGATGGCTTTGCAGATATCCGAGCGCCGCTGGCAAGGTTTTTACGAGAACACGGCGGTCGGCATAGCGTTGCTCGATACCGACGGAAAGATCATGAAGGCAAACCCGGCACTTCAGAAGATGCTCGGCTATCAGGCCCATGACGTCGCCGGGGTTTCGCTCATCGATCTTACCGAGGAATCAGAGCGCGCGAAGACACGACGGAATGTCATGAGCCTGCTCGAAGGGAGGGTCGAGAGTTACCAGGTAAAAAAACGTTATGAGCGAAATGATGGAGGGTTCTTCTGGGCCAACGTCATTGCTTCAGTCATTCCACTCGTTGATGTACATGCGCCGCGTATAGCCGTGATCGTGGAAGATGTGACAGCCCAGAAAGCTGCGGAAGACGCGTTAGCCAAGACCCAAACGGAACTTGTGCGGGTTTCCCGGGTGACGACGATGGGAGAACTGGTCGCGTCGATAGCTCATGAAGTCAACCAGCCTCTTTCGGCCATCGTCACCAACAGCCATGCCGCACTGCGATGGATCGAAAGGGAAACGCCGGACTACGAGGAAGTCGTGGCTGCGCTGCACAGGGTGCATCGGGATGCGGTGCATGCCGGGAAGGTCATCTCGCGAATCCGCAATTTCCTGAAAGACCGAGGCTTGAAGCGGGGCCCGGTAAACGTCCGGGATATGATTGACAGCTTGGTCCAAATGCTCCAGAGGACGCTGACCGAAACTGCAACAAGGATTGAAGTCCTGATCAAGGATCCGCTCCCGGCCCTAGAGGCGGACCAAGTCCAGCTACAACAGGTGATGCTGAATCTGTTTGTGAACGCCCTTGACGCGATGAGACGGCAAAAAGGAAAAGGACGCAAAATTGTGGTTGCCGTGGAGGCGGATGCTTCAGGAGGCGTGCTGTTTTCTGTGAATGATTCCGGTCCAGGCATTCCGGCGGACAAGATATCTGAGATCTTCGAACCGTTCTATTCCACGAAAAAGGACGGGCTGGGTATGGGGTTGGCCATAAGCAGGTCCATTGTCGAGGGGCATGGCGGGAAATTGTGGCTTGAGTCATGCGGTCCGCAAGGAGCGTGTTTCTGCTTCACCATTCCTGCCACCCCGCAGTGAGCTGTCCTGCGTTCCTTGCCTCGTATGCCTGCCGAACCCCCGGGGATACCAACCATCAGGACCTGTTGAGCCTTTGAATCGCGATCGTCAATTCCGGGAGCGATCGCATTTGCATTTTGCTCATGACGTTGTGTCTGTGTACCTTTACCGTGCTCTCGGTCACGCCCAGTTCACACGCGATGATCTTGTTCTGCTTCCCTTGAGCGACGAGAAACATGATTTCCTTTTCCCGTGGAGTCAGGTGCTCATAGCGCTCCATCAACTCTGCTGTCTTGAGTTTGTCGTCGAAGCTGGCGCTCACGCGCGACAATGCGGCGGTGATCGCATCCAGCAACTCGAATCCCTCGAATGGTTTTCGCAGAAAGTCGATGGCTCCACCCTTCATCGCACGCACTGCATCCGGGACGTTTGCATTGCCCGTGATAAAGACAATGGGGAGATCCGTCCCTCGTTGAGCCAGGCGTTCCTGCAGCGCCAAGCCGTCCAAACCGGGCATCCTGATATCGAGCACGATACAGGCAAAATCATCGAGATCCCTCACCGCCAGGAACTCCAGCGGCGACTCGAATACCTTGGCGATCATCCCCTCCGCGCGAATCAGGCTACTTAGCGACTCGCGAATGGACGCATCGTCATCGACGACATAAACAGTAGGAGTAGTTGCCGGCGATGTAGTCACGGTGCGCTGCCCCACGAATTTCGTCGTCCAAGGTAGTCGCCGTTCGATCGCCGCAACGTTGGGACAACGCCCCGACCGAGCGTTTTTTTCAACAGCCTCAAGCGTGAGCGGGTTCATGGCGTGAGCTACACGACTCGCGTCTTCCCGACGCTTGTCTTCCGGCAATTGGATTTCCGACATCACGCCTCCTCGATGGTCCGATCGCCAACGACCTTGGTTATGCGCCCGCGGCCTTCGATGGGCCTTCGGGCTGGTGCCGGCAAGCTGTACCTGTAGCACGTCCGTTGCCGGCACCCATGGGCAGGAGAGCGCCGAAGCGGTGGTTCCGCAGGGTGGGGCAACACACCCATTTTAAGAAATATCGAGATTTATTGCAAACGCCAATGATTTCGATGGTATGGAAACTGCGGCGGTGGGGAAGCGAGGCCAGGCGGGGGATCTTCGTCTCAGCGCCTGCCGCTCAGGCGTTCGGTTTTTTCAGTCGGTAGTTGAGCTGCGGCCGCGTCATGCCGAGCATGCGCGCGGCCGCAGCGAGATTGCCGTGGGCGCGCTGCACGGCGCGCTCGAGCAGGTCGTGCTCCAGCACTTCGAGCGAAATGCCGGCGTCGAGCATCGCGTCGGTGAGGTCGGGGCCGACGCTGGGCGCCCTGGGCGTCAGGGTCTGGCCGAGCTTGCCGCTGCCGTCGATGCAGGTGTGTGCCGGCGGGGCAGGGGGCGCGCCGACGAAGAGGTGTTCGACTTCGATCCAGCCGTTCTGCGGCGCGAGGATGACCCCGCGCTCGATGACGTTTTCGAGCTCGCGCACGTTGCCCGGCCACCGCTGAGTCTTCAGTGCCGTCATCGCGCGGTCGGTGACGCCGGCGATGCGCTTGTCGTGGAGTGAGCGGAAGCGGTCGACCATCGTCTCGACGAGCAGCGGGATGTCGGCGACGCGTTCGCGCAGCGGCGGGATCGTCACCGGATAGACGTTGAGGCGGTAGAACAGGTCGCGCCGGAAGCGTCCGTCGGCGACCGCCTGCTGCAGGTCGACGTTGGTCGCCGCGACCAGCCGCACGTTGATCTTGCGTGTGCGCTCGTCGCCGAGGCGCTCGATCTCGCCTTCCTGCAGCACGCGCAGCAGCTTGGCCTGCGCGGGCAGCGGCAGCTCGCCGACTTCGTCGAGGAACAGCGTGCCGCCGTCGGCGCGTTCGAACTTGCCTGCGCGCGACGCGTCCGCGCCGGTGAAGGCGCCGCGCTCGACGCCGAAGAGCTCGGATTCGATCAGCTCGTCGGGCAGCGCCGCGCAGTTGACCGCGACGAAGGGCGCGTCCTTGCGCGCGCTGAGCTCGTGCAGCGCGCGCGCGAAGCGTTCCTTGCCGACGCCGGTCTCGCCCAGGAGCAGCACCGAGACGTTCGTCGCAGCGGCCTTGGTGACGAGCTCGTAGGCCTGGCGAAAGCCGCTGGAGGCGCCGATCAGGCTCGGCATCGCGGCGGGGCAGACGATGCTGCGGCGCATCGCCTCGACCTCTTCGCGCAGTTCCAGCAGGCGGCCGACGATGGAGTCGGGCTCGAAATAGGGGATGAGCTCGTCCGCGTCCGGCCATTCCTCGGCCGGCTTGCCGACGATGCGGCATTGCCCGGCGCCCATCGCCGCGCACTCGACTTCGCGGAACAGGATGAAGCGACCAGTGAAAGCCGTGGTGTAGCCCGAGGCGTAGCCGATCATCATCCAGCACACCGGATGGTCGACTTCGCCGAACTGCTGCACGTGGACTTCCGCTTCCCACGACTGGTGCCACAGGAATTCGCCGTAGAAACTGCGGGCGTCCTCGTCGATGTCGAGGCGCACCGGCTCGACTTCGACGCAGCCTTCGAGCATGTGCAGTTGCGGGCCGACGACGAACATGTCGGCGAGGCTGCCGCCGCCGCGGATCTTGCGCGCGAGCTCGGCGTCGCGCAGGCCCGACGCGAAGCCCATGCGGGTGAGGATGCGGCGCGCCTGCTCGCTGCCGACCGACGCGATGAGTTCCTTGCGCAGCTCCGATAGCGCGGCGGTATGAAGCAGCACCATGCGGTGCTCGCCGAGCCAGATCAGGCCTTCCTTGGCCGAAAAGCGCAGCAGCTGGCGCAGGTCCGAATTCTCGGGGTAACGGATGTCCTTCACCTCTCCTCCTGGGGTCGCCCGCCGGCGGTGGGCCGGGGGGCGGGGCTGCGGCCGGGCTCGCCGCGGTGAACACCGCGGTCGGCCCGGCCGTCGTTGTACGAACGATATACCACAGACGCGCCCTGCGTGCCGCGACGTTCGCCCGGTCCTCCGAGCTATCTTGCCACAAAAATTGAAATCTCGAGATTTGCGGATGACGCGAAAAAAAGCGGCACGGATCTTGTTTGTAGCGGCAAGACGGTGGTCCGGCGGTGATCGGATCATCAACGACGAGAGACCGGCGCAGGCCGGCGAAGCGAGGAGACAGAGAGATGAGCGAGCGTTTTTCGGTGCGGATCGAGGACAGCGGCGAGGTGTTCAGCTGCACGGGCGAGCAGAACCTGCTGCGCGCGATGGAGGTCCTCGGCCGGCGGGGGATTCCCGTCGGCTGCCGCGGCGGCGGCTGCGGCGTGTGCAAGGTGCACGTGACGCAGGGGCGGTTCGGCACGCACAAGATGAGCCGCGCCTGCCTTTCCGCGGAAGAGGAGCGCGACGGCGTCGTGCTCGCATGCAAGGTGTTCGCGGCCAGCGACCTGTCGCTGCGCGTCGTCGGCGGCCTGAGCAAGGCGCTCGCGCGCCCGCGCAGCTGACCCGGCAATCCATTCCAACCGTTCGCCCTGAGCCTGTCGAAGGACGGCGGCCGCCTGGCGGGCCGCGAAGGGCAGCGCCGTGCCGGGCCCTGCTGCAGCGCGCAAAAGCGGCTTCACCATTTGATCACTTTTTTTCGGGCGGATTGATCATTTGATCGATCTGAAAATTGCGGCGATAAGTAAAAATATCGAGAAAAAAAGTAAACGCCAGAAAACATCGGTAATTGCGACATATGGCACGACTCTTGAGTGCTATCTCGGGGCGGCACCGCAAAACAGACGAAATGAACGAGGAGATGCAGGCATGGATGCAAACAGCCCCGCAATCGACATCGACCGCAAGTACGTGCGGCTCGTGGAACGCCGTGCCGACGGTCTCGTGGAGTTCGAGTTTGCGATCGGCGAGCCGGATCTGTGCGTCGAGATGCTGCTGCCCGCGGAGGCCTACGAGCAGTTCTGCGCCGCGAACCGGGTGATCCGCCTGGATCCCCGCGACGCGGCGCCGGTCGCGGACGACGCGGAGGGCTGGAGCTGGAACATGCACCAGGCCACGCAGCAGCGCTTTCGCTGAGCACTTGTAAAGAAAACCAAGGAGGAGACCTCAATGCAAATCGATCTGCGCACGGTGGCGATCAAGCCGCTGCGCCAAACCTTCGATCACGTCGCACGTCGCATCGGCGGCGACAAGCCCGCCTCGCGCTATCAGGAAGGCACGTTCGACCTGCAGGCGACGGCGAATTTCCATTACCGTCCGACCTGGGATCCCGAGCACGAGATCTTCGACGCCGCGCGCACGGCGATCCGCATGGCCGACTGGTACGCGTTCCGCGATCCGCGCCAGTTCTACTACGGCGCCTACACGCTGGCGCGCGCGAAGCAGCAGGACACCGCCGAGGCGAACTTCGACTTCGTCGAGTCGCGCGGCCTTGCCGCCGCGCTCCCGGCCGAGCTCACCGCGACCGCGCTGAAGCTCCTCGTGCCGCTGCGCCACGTCGCGTGGGGCGCGAACATGAACAACGCGTCGATCTGCGCCTACGGCTACGGCACCGCCTTCTCGCAGCCGTGCATCTACCACGCGATGGACCAGCTCGGCATCGCGCAGTACCTGACGCGCGTCGGCCTGCTGCTCGGCGACGCCGATGCGCTCGACGAGGGCAAGCGCGCGTGGACCGCGGACGACGCCTGGCAGGGCCTGCGCCGCCTGGTCGAGGACAGCTTCGTCGTGCGCGATCCGTTCGAGCTCTTCGTCGTGCAGAACGTCGTGCTCGACGGCCTGCTGTATCCGCTGGTGTTCGAGACCATCGTCGACGACGTGCTGTCGGCGGACGGCGGCACCGCGGTCGCGATGCTCACGCAGTTCATGACCGACTGGTTCGGCGAGACGAAGAAGTGGGTCGATGCGACGGTCAAGACCGCCGCCGCCGAGTCGGCCGAAAACCGCGCGCTGCTCGCGCGCTGGACCGCGCACTGGCGCGACCGCACCGCCGCGGCGCTGCTGCCGGTGGCACGCATCGCGCTCGGCGAGCGCAGCGACGAAGTCGTGGCCGAGGTCGTCAGCCAATTCAACGCACGCCTGGCGAAAGCCGGCGTCGAGATCTGAGGAGCCCGTGATGTCGACCGTATTCATCGCCCTGCAGACCAACGACGACACCCGCCCGATCATCGGCGCGATCCTCGACGACAACCCGCACGCCCGGCTCAACGAGCAGCCGGCAATGGTGAAGATCGACGCCGAGGGGCGGCTGGTGGTGCGCCGCGCCTCGATCGAGGAGCGGATCGGGCGCGATTTCGACCTGCAGGAGCTGCACATCAACCTGATCTCGCTGTCGGGCAACATCGACGAGTCCGACGACGAGCTGACGCTGAGCTGGGGCGCCTGAGCGCCCGCCACAAGAACAGAGAGGAGACCGGATTCATGGACATGCAAGTCGCGAAGAAGAAGCTCGGCCTGAAGGAACGCTACCAGGTCATGACGCGCGGGCTGGACTGGACGCCCTCGTACCAGAAGATGGAGGACATCTACCCGTACGCCGCCTACGAGGGCATCAAGATCCACGACTGGGACAAGTGGGAGGACCCGTTCCGGCTGACGATGGACGCCTACTGGAAGTACCAGGCCGAGAAGGAGCGCAAGCTCTACGCGATCATCGACGCGTACGCGCAGAACAACGGCCACCTCAACGTGACCGACGCGCGCTACCTCAACGCGGTGAAGCTCTTCCTCACCGGCATCAGCCCGCTCGAATACATGGCGCACCGCGGCTTCGCGCACGTCGGCCGCCAGTTTCCCGGCGCCGGCCCGCGCGTGGCGTGCCTGATGCAGTCGCTCGACGAGATCCGCCACGCGCAGACGCAGATCCATTCGCTGTCGAACTACAACAAGTACTACAACGGCTTCCACGACTTCCGCCACATGCTCGAGCGCGTGTGGTACCTGTCGGTGCCGCGCTCCTTCTTCGACGACGCGGTGACCGCCGGGCCGTTCGAGTTCATGGTCGCGATCGGCTTCTCGTTCGAGTACGTGCTGACGAACCTGCTGTTCGTGCCCTTCGTCTCGGGCGCGGCCTACAACGGCGACATGGGGACGATGACCTTCGGCTTCTCCGCGCAGTCGGACGAGGCGCGCCACATGACGCTGGGCCTGGAGGTGATCAAGTTCATCCTCGAGCAGGATCCGGACAACCTGCCCATCGTGCAGCGCTGGATCGACAAGTGGACGTGGCGGGGCTACCGCGTGCTGACGCTGGTCGGCATGATGATGGACTACATGCTGCCCAAGCGCATCATGAGCTGGAAGGAAGCCTGGGAGGTGTATTTCGAGGAAAACGGCGGGGCGCTGTTCAAGGATCTGGCGCGTTACGGCATCCGGCCGCCGAAGTGGCTGGACCAGATCTCCTTCGACAAGGACCACATCTCGCACCAGGCCTGGGCGACCTTCTACCAGTACGGCGCGGCGGCGGCCTTCAACACCTGGACGCCCAGCGACGAGGAGATGGACTGGCTGTCGCAGAAGTATCCCGACAGCTTCGACAAGTACTACCGCCCGCGCCTGGAGTACTGGCGCGAGCAGGCGGCGCAGGGCAATCGCTTCTACAACAAGACGCTGCCGATGCTGTGCCAGACCTGCCAGATCCCGATGCTGTTCACCGAGCCGGGCGACCCGACCAAGATCTGCTACCGCGAGGTCGACTACCAGGGCAGCAAGTACCACTTCTGCTCGGACGGCTGCAAGGAGATCTTCGAGCACGAGCCCGAGAAGTACGTCCAGGCGTGGCTGCCGGTGCATCAGATCTACCAGGGCAACTGCTTCCCCGAGGGCGCCGACCCCACGGCCGAGGGCTTCGATGCGCTGGCCGAGGTGCTCAAGTACTACCACGTCGAAATGGGCCGCGACAACCTCGACTTCGAGGGCTCCGAGGACCAGAAGAACTTCGATCAGTGGCGCGGGCAGGCGACGAAGAACGCCTGACGCCGACCAAGAGACAGAGAGGAGACGAGACAAATGGCCGTTGCTGCCCTGCGCAAATACGAGTTCGAGCCCGCCGACGCGCCGGCGAAATTCCACGGCGCCCAACTGCTGTACGTGGGCTGGGAAGACCACCTGATGTTCTGCGCGCCCTTCGCCTTTCCGCTGCCGCCGACGATGCCTTTCGGCACCGTCGTCGAGCAGGTGTTGCCGGGCGCGTTCGGTTACCACCCGGACTTCGCCCGCATCGACTGGGCGAAGGCCGAGTGGTTCAAGTCGGGCCGGCGCTGGATGCCGGATTTCGGCAAGTCGCTCGCCGACAACGGGCTGGGTCACAAGGACGTGATCCGCTTCCGCACCCCGGGGCTGACGGGAATCGCCGGCTCCTGCAGCTAGGAGGGACGCCGTGAGCTATGAACTGACGATCGAACCCCTCGGCCAGACGATCACGGTCGAGGAGGACCAGACGATTCTCGACGCCGCGCTGCGCGCCGGCGTGTGGATCC is drawn from Azoarcus sp. DN11 and contains these coding sequences:
- a CDS encoding aromatic/alkene monooxygenase hydroxylase subunit beta, which produces MQIDLRTVAIKPLRQTFDHVARRIGGDKPASRYQEGTFDLQATANFHYRPTWDPEHEIFDAARTAIRMADWYAFRDPRQFYYGAYTLARAKQQDTAEANFDFVESRGLAAALPAELTATALKLLVPLRHVAWGANMNNASICAYGYGTAFSQPCIYHAMDQLGIAQYLTRVGLLLGDADALDEGKRAWTADDAWQGLRRLVEDSFVVRDPFELFVVQNVVLDGLLYPLVFETIVDDVLSADGGTAVAMLTQFMTDWFGETKKWVDATVKTAAAESAENRALLARWTAHWRDRTAAALLPVARIALGERSDEVVAEVVSQFNARLAKAGVEI
- a CDS encoding MmoB/DmpM family protein, with the translated sequence MSTVFIALQTNDDTRPIIGAILDDNPHARLNEQPAMVKIDAEGRLVVRRASIEERIGRDFDLQELHINLISLSGNIDESDDELTLSWGA
- a CDS encoding response regulator, which codes for MSEIQLPEDKRREDASRVAHAMNPLTLEAVEKNARSGRCPNVAAIERRLPWTTKFVGQRTVTTSPATTPTVYVVDDDASIRESLSSLIRAEGMIAKVFESPLEFLAVRDLDDFACIVLDIRMPGLDGLALQERLAQRGTDLPIVFITGNANVPDAVRAMKGGAIDFLRKPFEGFELLDAITAALSRVSASFDDKLKTAELMERYEHLTPREKEIMFLVAQGKQNKIIACELGVTESTVKVHRHNVMSKMQMRSLPELTIAIQRLNRS
- a CDS encoding aromatic/alkene/methane monooxygenase hydroxylase/oxygenase subunit alpha produces the protein MDMQVAKKKLGLKERYQVMTRGLDWTPSYQKMEDIYPYAAYEGIKIHDWDKWEDPFRLTMDAYWKYQAEKERKLYAIIDAYAQNNGHLNVTDARYLNAVKLFLTGISPLEYMAHRGFAHVGRQFPGAGPRVACLMQSLDEIRHAQTQIHSLSNYNKYYNGFHDFRHMLERVWYLSVPRSFFDDAVTAGPFEFMVAIGFSFEYVLTNLLFVPFVSGAAYNGDMGTMTFGFSAQSDEARHMTLGLEVIKFILEQDPDNLPIVQRWIDKWTWRGYRVLTLVGMMMDYMLPKRIMSWKEAWEVYFEENGGALFKDLARYGIRPPKWLDQISFDKDHISHQAWATFYQYGAAAAFNTWTPSDEEMDWLSQKYPDSFDKYYRPRLEYWREQAAQGNRFYNKTLPMLCQTCQIPMLFTEPGDPTKICYREVDYQGSKYHFCSDGCKEIFEHEPEKYVQAWLPVHQIYQGNCFPEGADPTAEGFDALAEVLKYYHVEMGRDNLDFEGSEDQKNFDQWRGQATKNA
- a CDS encoding ATP-binding protein is translated as MTNSGETLVGDSPDPSVGSPVASVKGVELLVDDPVDVRRQKLARIILDSMYQFLGLLDIDGTVIEINKAALAGAGIELQDVVGKPFWEARWWALSEDTRQRVKSMVAQAREGRFVRCDIEIYGKSRGTATIIVDFSLTPIFDDRGEIAFLLPEGRDVSEKIEIEAELTRKNNEVNAALEKLREIDGFKTKFFANVSHDLRTPLTLILGPVNQLLHASDLVCERDQFRLKAIKRNAQALLQQVNDLLDLGRIDAGEMPLVYTCLGVTALLREVTAGFSAAAEERGISLTVLHGEELEVDVDWRKFGRVITNLLANAMKFTPDGGRIRCSVSRLSGDRFLVSVQDNGPGVPDKLKSAIFDRYSQGEDQLSAKGSGLGLNIVKELVELHRGTISVLDAPERGAVFQVELPLRAPSGAFVRATDSTSDVSTDVEAGPLRPLEVPHVSGRRGEARILVVEDNPDLRQFLYDVLADDYQVALAENGEAALRVAQEWVPDMVVTDLMMPEMGGERFVRIFREQHTENIPVLVLSARADDALRESLLEDLVQDYVTKPFSPQELRARVRNLVTVKLTADILRKELNSQASDIKELTAGLIASHKSLQDGLMALQISERRWQGFYENTAVGIALLDTDGKIMKANPALQKMLGYQAHDVAGVSLIDLTEESERAKTRRNVMSLLEGRVESYQVKKRYERNDGGFFWANVIASVIPLVDVHAPRIAVIVEDVTAQKAAEDALAKTQTELVRVSRVTTMGELVASIAHEVNQPLSAIVTNSHAALRWIERETPDYEEVVAALHRVHRDAVHAGKVISRIRNFLKDRGLKRGPVNVRDMIDSLVQMLQRTLTETATRIEVLIKDPLPALEADQVQLQQVMLNLFVNALDAMRRQKGKGRKIVVAVEADASGGVLFSVNDSGPGIPADKISEIFEPFYSTKKDGLGMGLAISRSIVEGHGGKLWLESCGPQGACFCFTIPATPQ
- a CDS encoding phenol hydroxylase subunit; this encodes MDANSPAIDIDRKYVRLVERRADGLVEFEFAIGEPDLCVEMLLPAEAYEQFCAANRVIRLDPRDAAPVADDAEGWSWNMHQATQQRFR
- a CDS encoding 2Fe-2S iron-sulfur cluster-binding protein; translation: MSERFSVRIEDSGEVFSCTGEQNLLRAMEVLGRRGIPVGCRGGGCGVCKVHVTQGRFGTHKMSRACLSAEEERDGVVLACKVFAASDLSLRVVGGLSKALARPRS
- a CDS encoding phenol hydroxylase subunit P4; amino-acid sequence: MAVAALRKYEFEPADAPAKFHGAQLLYVGWEDHLMFCAPFAFPLPPTMPFGTVVEQVLPGAFGYHPDFARIDWAKAEWFKSGRRWMPDFGKSLADNGLGHKDVIRFRTPGLTGIAGSCS
- a CDS encoding sigma-54-dependent Fis family transcriptional regulator → MKDIRYPENSDLRQLLRFSAKEGLIWLGEHRMVLLHTAALSELRKELIASVGSEQARRILTRMGFASGLRDAELARKIRGGGSLADMFVVGPQLHMLEGCVEVEPVRLDIDEDARSFYGEFLWHQSWEAEVHVQQFGEVDHPVCWMMIGYASGYTTAFTGRFILFREVECAAMGAGQCRIVGKPAEEWPDADELIPYFEPDSIVGRLLELREEVEAMRRSIVCPAAMPSLIGASSGFRQAYELVTKAAATNVSVLLLGETGVGKERFARALHELSARKDAPFVAVNCAALPDELIESELFGVERGAFTGADASRAGKFERADGGTLFLDEVGELPLPAQAKLLRVLQEGEIERLGDERTRKINVRLVAATNVDLQQAVADGRFRRDLFYRLNVYPVTIPPLRERVADIPLLVETMVDRFRSLHDKRIAGVTDRAMTALKTQRWPGNVRELENVIERGVILAPQNGWIEVEHLFVGAPPAPPAHTCIDGSGKLGQTLTPRAPSVGPDLTDAMLDAGISLEVLEHDLLERAVQRAHGNLAAAARMLGMTRPQLNYRLKKPNA